A single genomic interval of Sulfurovum sp. TSL6 harbors:
- a CDS encoding phosphoribosyltransferase, protein MPSDSNPNTYFEDREDASKQLIETLPIELLSKNETVVIGVSEGGVYFADQISKAVNAQMDILLTEPVLAPNNPELVIAMVSETEEVVMHKALIDAFGINEDYVYGEAHRKYEEEVLSYVYKYRKGKDLISLKGKYVVLADECIETGLTMMVALKSVIARGAKNIFIATPILDKGVYQNLLTVCDGVFCPYKIRDYISIEYYYKDFQKLNFEEISFMVNKQEVKIKEED, encoded by the coding sequence ATGCCCAGCGATTCAAACCCTAATACATATTTTGAAGATAGAGAAGATGCCTCAAAACAGTTGATCGAGACGCTTCCTATAGAGTTACTATCAAAAAATGAAACCGTAGTGATAGGTGTAAGTGAAGGAGGTGTTTATTTTGCAGATCAAATATCTAAGGCTGTCAATGCACAAATGGACATCTTACTGACAGAACCTGTTTTGGCACCCAATAACCCGGAACTTGTTATCGCAATGGTTTCAGAAACGGAAGAAGTGGTGATGCACAAAGCACTTATCGATGCGTTTGGGATCAATGAGGATTATGTCTATGGGGAAGCACACCGAAAGTATGAAGAAGAAGTACTTTCTTATGTCTATAAATATCGAAAAGGCAAGGATTTGATCTCTCTCAAGGGGAAGTATGTTGTCTTAGCTGATGAGTGCATAGAAACAGGACTTACCATGATGGTTGCACTGAAGTCGGTCATCGCAAGGGGAGCAAAAAATATCTTTATAGCAACGCCCATTTTGGATAAAGGTGTCTATCAAAATCTGCTTACGGTGTGTGATGGTGTATTTTGTCCTTATAAGATACGAGACTATATTTCGATAGAATACTATTATAAAGATTTTCAAAAATTAAATTTTGAAGAGATATCATTCATGGTAAATAAGCAAGAAGTAAAAATAAAAGAAGAAGACTAA
- a CDS encoding DnaJ domain-containing protein, giving the protein MIINPKDEIEKALEILNLPKLISKADIKKQYHFLAKKNHPDLGGDVESMEQLNHAYKLLMKYIEEFRYTFDEEEISKQFPGADYAQRFKP; this is encoded by the coding sequence ATGATCATTAACCCTAAAGATGAGATAGAAAAAGCGTTAGAGATATTAAATCTACCTAAGTTGATCAGTAAAGCAGATATTAAAAAACAATACCATTTTTTGGCTAAAAAGAATCACCCTGATCTAGGAGGGGATGTGGAAAGTATGGAACAGTTAAATCACGCTTATAAACTATTGATGAAGTATATAGAAGAGTTTCGTTATACTTTTGATGAAGAAGAAATTTCTAAACAATTCCCAGGAGCGGATTATGCCCAGCGATTCAAACCCTAA
- a CDS encoding LPS-assembly protein LptD: MQLLSAASDKSKIEITAKYVDAAKNLVKARDNVVVYYEDAVIKASSAYFDKSTKVLVLDGNIEMLGYKGSKVHTNHIEIHTDTKEVTFDELFLIGRNDVWLFSNDAYKEEGKYTLGASLISSCDIADPLWKMAFSDALYESDTNYIKIYGAKVYLWDIPMFYTPYLAFSTDRERTSGLLFPAFGYSSNEGFLYEQPVYWAISKSMDMEFNPQIRTSRSIGMYSTLRFVDTAYSSGKLRVGYFKDKKEYTEEYALNNDSHYGIEFNYESSQVFSDTYLQGFTDGLYINTTYLNDIDYLNLQKSHLEHFGLVPLQESRVNYFAYNNDYYAGLNAKYFIDTREGVDDDETLQILPSVQLHQYLTHFIWNNLTYSTDLRINNFYREKGTTLRQAELKVPLEFTTSFFDDFLNLSLGEELYYSKFFFGNEVHFYDDFEYYSNIHKVKLFTDLTKKYDGFIHVLQPSLTYIRPGNEYQSPALSSLDLNQTALFTVGLPEEHYDLSVSQYFYDETMKLKFYQRLTQTYYPERNYELADMRNEMQYNWDQWRLYNNVIYSHEYGKIRESSSRISLNKQDYYVGVGHTYKQILPDVPSDIADDDISANDVYLTFRYTLNEQVALNGGFTYNVDDSSNNQWRFGGGYHRDCWSVDAAIRQQITPRPTGFTIDNSFYVQLNFIPFGGIGTGDTNQ, encoded by the coding sequence GTGCAACTATTGTCTGCTGCTTCAGATAAAAGTAAAATCGAGATAACAGCAAAATATGTTGATGCTGCAAAAAACTTAGTCAAAGCTAGAGATAATGTAGTTGTTTATTATGAAGATGCTGTGATTAAAGCATCTTCTGCATATTTTGACAAAAGTACAAAAGTACTTGTTCTGGATGGAAATATCGAAATGCTGGGCTACAAAGGAAGTAAAGTTCATACCAATCATATTGAAATTCATACAGATACGAAAGAGGTTACCTTTGATGAACTCTTTCTTATCGGTAGAAATGATGTGTGGCTTTTTTCCAATGATGCATATAAAGAAGAAGGTAAATATACTTTGGGTGCATCTTTGATCTCAAGTTGTGATATTGCAGATCCTTTATGGAAAATGGCTTTCTCAGACGCTTTATACGAGAGTGATACAAACTATATAAAGATATATGGTGCAAAAGTATATTTATGGGATATCCCTATGTTTTACACACCTTATCTCGCGTTCTCAACCGATAGAGAAAGAACTTCAGGACTTCTTTTCCCTGCTTTTGGATATTCATCCAATGAGGGATTTCTTTATGAACAACCTGTCTATTGGGCTATTTCTAAAAGCATGGATATGGAGTTTAACCCTCAGATTCGGACATCAAGAAGCATAGGAATGTATAGTACATTACGTTTTGTTGATACAGCTTATTCATCCGGAAAGTTAAGGGTAGGGTATTTCAAAGATAAGAAAGAGTATACAGAAGAGTATGCTCTTAATAATGACAGTCACTATGGGATAGAGTTTAACTATGAATCCTCCCAAGTCTTTTCAGATACATACCTTCAAGGTTTTACAGATGGTTTATACATCAATACTACCTATCTGAACGATATTGATTATCTGAATTTGCAGAAAAGTCATCTGGAGCATTTTGGACTTGTCCCCTTACAGGAATCTAGGGTCAATTATTTTGCCTATAATAATGACTATTATGCAGGACTCAATGCCAAATATTTCATCGATACAAGAGAGGGAGTGGATGATGATGAAACACTTCAGATACTTCCTTCTGTTCAATTACATCAATACCTAACTCATTTTATATGGAATAATCTTACCTATAGCACAGATCTCCGTATCAACAATTTTTATAGAGAAAAAGGTACTACTCTTCGTCAGGCAGAGCTCAAGGTACCATTGGAATTTACTACCTCATTTTTTGATGATTTTTTGAATCTATCCTTGGGTGAAGAGTTGTATTATAGTAAATTCTTTTTTGGCAATGAAGTGCATTTCTATGATGATTTTGAGTACTATAGCAATATACATAAAGTAAAACTTTTTACAGATTTAACAAAAAAGTACGATGGCTTTATACATGTATTGCAACCCTCATTAACGTACATTAGACCGGGTAATGAATACCAGTCTCCTGCGTTGTCTTCTCTGGATCTGAACCAAACGGCATTATTTACTGTCGGTCTGCCTGAAGAGCACTACGATTTGAGTGTAAGTCAATACTTTTATGATGAGACTATGAAGTTAAAGTTTTATCAAAGATTAACACAAACGTATTATCCTGAGAGAAATTATGAACTTGCTGATATGCGTAATGAAATGCAGTATAATTGGGATCAATGGAGACTTTATAATAATGTGATCTATTCTCACGAGTACGGTAAGATACGTGAATCATCCAGTCGTATTTCATTGAATAAACAAGACTATTATGTAGGGGTAGGGCATACCTATAAACAAATTTTACCTGATGTACCTAGTGATATTGCAGATGATGATATTAGTGCAAATGATGTTTATCTCACGTTTAGATACACGCTTAATGAACAAGTGGCACTGAATGGCGGTTTTACTTATAATGTGGATGACAGCTCAAATAACCAATGGAGATTTGGCGGAGGTTATCATCGTGACTGCTGGAGTGTTGACGCTGCTATTAGACAACAGATCACACCAAGACCTACAGGCTTTACCATAGACAATTCTTTTTATGTACAGTTGAATTTTATTCCTTTTGGTGGTATAGGTACTGGAGACACTAACCAATGA
- a CDS encoding RDD family protein: protein MSDSLSLPIASIQKRITSFVIDDIVITLFFIIIFYDQFSAVFSNITVVDEAALESINTFIAQNLLVVLSIKLIYHTVLVWQNGMTLGKYLMKIKVIDLETGNTPDFQKAFLRASVRIPSEVLFYLGFLMAFFVPLRQTLHDKLSNCVVVND from the coding sequence ATGTCTGACTCTCTCTCCTTGCCTATTGCAAGCATTCAAAAAAGAATTACTTCTTTTGTCATAGATGATATAGTCATCACCCTGTTTTTTATTATTATTTTTTATGATCAGTTTTCTGCAGTTTTTTCGAATATTACAGTGGTAGATGAAGCAGCACTTGAAAGTATCAATACCTTTATTGCTCAAAATCTTTTGGTTGTACTCTCTATAAAACTCATCTATCATACTGTCTTGGTCTGGCAAAACGGTATGACACTAGGTAAGTATCTCATGAAGATAAAAGTGATAGACCTGGAAACAGGGAATACACCTGATTTTCAAAAAGCATTTTTGCGTGCTTCCGTGAGAATCCCAAGTGAAGTACTGTTTTATTTGGGTTTTCTTATGGCATTCTTTGTTCCACTTAGACAAACGCTTCATGATAAACTTTCTAATTGCGTAGTTGTGAATGATTAA
- the purD gene encoding phosphoribosylamine--glycine ligase — MNVLIIGAGGREYSIGLALKKDENVEKIYFAPGNGATDTLGENLEISDFSALADFVEANGIELTIVGPEAPLVGGIVDVFKARGLTIFGPTAQAAQLEGSKIFMKNFLARHNVPTAKYIETDSLQDAYDFIMTLDAPIVVKADGLCGGKGVIIAQSHDEAKKAAGEMLSGNSFGDAGTSIVVEEFLDGYELSVFAICDGKDYVVLPAAQDHKRLLNNDEGPNTGGMGAYAPTPLVNDEIYRKLNERVIEPTLKGMEAEGMPFTGVLFIGVMVVKGEPIILEYNVRFGDPECEELMPLLKSPASELFYKAATGDLKNAKIEFHDKYAVGVVMASKDYPYKSTPPAEIIVDDIYHEEVRENAHISYAGVTRGEDGKLYATGGRVLVCVGVGDSIKEAQRHAYMLVGQVHFAGKQCRTDIAYQAL; from the coding sequence ATGAACGTATTGATAATAGGTGCTGGCGGTAGAGAATATTCTATTGGTTTGGCATTGAAAAAAGATGAGAATGTAGAGAAGATCTATTTTGCACCGGGTAATGGAGCGACAGACACATTAGGTGAAAACCTAGAGATTAGTGACTTTTCTGCATTGGCTGATTTTGTTGAAGCCAATGGTATCGAACTGACTATCGTTGGTCCTGAAGCACCATTGGTAGGGGGTATTGTTGATGTATTTAAAGCCAGAGGTCTTACGATCTTTGGACCCACAGCCCAAGCTGCACAACTTGAAGGTTCTAAGATCTTTATGAAAAACTTTCTTGCCCGTCACAATGTGCCTACCGCTAAGTACATCGAAACGGATTCATTGCAGGATGCATATGATTTTATCATGACACTGGATGCACCGATCGTAGTGAAAGCAGACGGGCTTTGTGGTGGTAAGGGTGTGATCATTGCGCAAAGTCATGACGAAGCAAAAAAAGCTGCAGGTGAAATGCTTTCAGGTAACTCTTTTGGTGATGCGGGAACAAGTATTGTTGTAGAAGAATTCCTGGATGGCTATGAACTTTCTGTATTTGCTATTTGTGATGGAAAAGATTATGTGGTTTTACCTGCTGCACAAGATCATAAAAGACTCCTCAATAATGATGAAGGTCCCAATACAGGTGGTATGGGGGCATATGCACCCACACCTCTGGTCAATGATGAGATCTATCGTAAGTTGAACGAAAGAGTCATAGAACCTACACTTAAGGGTATGGAAGCCGAAGGTATGCCGTTTACGGGTGTACTTTTTATCGGTGTGATGGTGGTAAAAGGTGAGCCTATCATTCTTGAGTATAATGTACGTTTTGGTGATCCTGAATGTGAAGAGTTGATGCCACTGCTTAAGTCTCCAGCTTCTGAACTGTTCTATAAGGCAGCAACGGGTGATCTTAAAAATGCCAAGATAGAGTTTCATGACAAATATGCAGTCGGTGTAGTGATGGCAAGTAAAGACTACCCGTATAAAAGTACACCTCCTGCAGAGATCATCGTGGATGATATCTACCATGAAGAGGTACGTGAAAATGCACATATCTCTTATGCTGGAGTGACGCGCGGTGAAGATGGAAAACTCTATGCAACAGGCGGTAGGGTACTGGTCTGTGTAGGTGTCGGTGACAGTATTAAAGAAGCACAAAGACATGCGTATATGCTGGTAGGCCAAGTGCACTTTGCAGGCAAACAGTGTCGTACTGACATTGCATATCAGGCACTTTAG